A genomic window from Bradyrhizobium lupini includes:
- a CDS encoding M20/M25/M40 family metallo-hydrolase, with product MKVGTVASIVTYTYARSMADGQLDGRLTLAVVSDEETFGPNGTRHLFDVCPEEITGTAVLVGEPSSRHTVRLGEKGMLWLRFKVETHGGHGAYVHMGPSAVDQASTVIADLRKFAEFDFQEPPSIVAALIEAGETYDRAFGRGASENARRVTMNVGRINAGTNVNMIASQCTFEVDFRLPMGVVIKDALDHIEKLRETHCFSYDIMMSSEPNWTEPNHEFVEIVAKNAETIAGAPPQLIPGLGSTDARLWRNRGIPAVVYGPAPRGMGATDEHVPVEEIFDVVRCHLLSAFDYLSTNDKQSRDHTHLQSDSPRRDRMAAEWHPNRGGRARCLARARSTRDCRWVPDHIRGSVNPMVPKAHTASQEHATLKVHFYRPLARGALMSTSIFHQALGHLVEQSEGARA from the coding sequence ATGAAGGTCGGAACGGTGGCATCGATCGTCACGTACACTTACGCGCGTTCGATGGCCGACGGGCAGCTCGATGGACGCCTGACCCTGGCCGTCGTCTCCGACGAAGAAACGTTCGGGCCCAATGGCACCCGTCACCTCTTCGACGTCTGCCCGGAGGAGATCACAGGAACCGCCGTCCTCGTCGGCGAGCCGAGCAGCCGCCATACGGTGCGCCTCGGTGAGAAGGGGATGTTGTGGCTGCGTTTCAAGGTTGAAACGCACGGCGGACATGGCGCCTACGTACACATGGGCCCGAGTGCGGTGGATCAGGCCTCGACCGTCATTGCAGATCTACGCAAGTTTGCGGAATTCGACTTCCAGGAGCCGCCCAGCATCGTCGCGGCCTTGATCGAGGCCGGGGAAACATACGACCGCGCTTTCGGCCGGGGGGCTTCCGAGAACGCGCGACGCGTGACGATGAACGTGGGTCGGATCAATGCCGGCACCAACGTCAACATGATCGCTTCCCAATGCACGTTCGAAGTCGACTTTCGTCTCCCGATGGGCGTGGTCATCAAGGATGCGTTGGATCACATTGAAAAGCTCCGCGAAACGCACTGCTTCAGCTACGACATCATGATGTCCAGCGAGCCAAACTGGACTGAACCCAACCATGAGTTCGTCGAAATTGTTGCAAAAAACGCCGAAACGATCGCCGGGGCACCGCCGCAGCTTATACCGGGGCTTGGCAGCACCGATGCGCGGCTGTGGCGCAACCGCGGGATCCCCGCCGTTGTCTACGGTCCGGCCCCGCGCGGAATGGGTGCAACCGATGAACATGTTCCCGTCGAGGAGATATTCGACGTCGTCCGCTGCCATCTCCTTTCAGCGTTCGACTATCTCTCAACGAACGACAAACAGAGTCGTGATCACACCCACTTGCAGTCCGACTCTCCGCGTCGCGATAGGATGGCTGCCGAGTGGCATCCAAATCGAGGCGGACGAGCCCGTTGCTTGGCCCGAGCAAGATCGACTCGCGATTGCCGTTGGGTTCCAGACCACATCCGCGGATCGGTTAACCCCATGGTCCCGAAGGCTCACACAGCTTCTCAGGAACACGCCACACTGAAGGTCCACTTCTATCGACCTTTGGCTCGTGGAGCTCTTATGAGCACCAGCATATTTCATCAGGCCCTGGGACACCTCGTTGAGCAGTCGGAAGGAGCGCGCGCTTGA
- a CDS encoding ABC transporter ATP-binding protein, with product MLALSEGKEDAVSESNDFVVELRSVSKLYGDAAAVADISLKARRGELLCLLGPSGCGKTTTLRMVAGFVEPSSGSIHINNIDMTHQPPYRRDTGMVFQSYALFPHMTVAENVAFGLENLRWPREKRDKRVEEMLELVELPHFAQRLPSQLSGGQQQRIALARALAIKPAVLLLDEPFSNLDAQLRVRMREELQEVVRSVNVTTLFVTHDQEEALTMSDRIVVMNAGKVEQIGTPGEIYETPATPFVAKFIGWCSLLKGTVDDAGAFTSTAGLRIIGKWSAGPATVVIRPEQLKLSADGAAGQRQQARVLHSHYLGGATRVVLDVNGEQLIMQERFPFGRHPQHGDVLDIAISTDNLRLIGDA from the coding sequence ATGCTCGCCTTGTCGGAAGGAAAAGAAGACGCCGTGTCCGAAAGCAACGACTTTGTCGTGGAATTGCGCTCTGTTTCCAAGCTCTACGGCGATGCGGCTGCGGTAGCAGACATTTCGCTCAAGGCTCGGCGAGGGGAACTTCTCTGCCTGCTTGGCCCATCGGGGTGCGGCAAAACGACGACTCTTCGCATGGTCGCGGGATTTGTGGAGCCATCCTCCGGCAGTATACACATTAACAACATCGATATGACGCATCAACCGCCTTATCGACGCGATACCGGCATGGTGTTCCAGAGTTACGCGCTTTTTCCGCATATGACGGTTGCTGAAAACGTGGCGTTTGGTCTGGAGAATCTGAGGTGGCCGCGTGAGAAGCGCGACAAGCGTGTTGAAGAAATGCTCGAACTTGTCGAGTTACCTCATTTCGCTCAACGCCTGCCGAGCCAGTTATCGGGCGGTCAACAGCAACGCATCGCTTTAGCTCGCGCGCTAGCAATTAAACCGGCGGTGCTCCTGCTCGACGAACCATTCTCGAATTTGGACGCGCAGCTACGAGTTCGAATGCGGGAAGAACTCCAGGAGGTAGTCAGATCTGTCAACGTTACCACCTTGTTCGTAACTCACGACCAAGAGGAGGCGTTGACAATGTCGGATCGGATTGTCGTCATGAATGCCGGGAAGGTTGAGCAGATTGGAACGCCCGGCGAAATCTACGAAACGCCCGCCACGCCATTCGTCGCCAAGTTCATCGGCTGGTGTTCGCTGCTGAAGGGGACGGTCGACGATGCGGGCGCTTTCACGTCGACTGCTGGCCTTCGCATCATCGGGAAGTGGAGTGCTGGCCCTGCTACAGTGGTGATCCGGCCGGAACAACTTAAGTTGTCGGCCGATGGCGCTGCCGGCCAAAGGCAGCAGGCGCGCGTCCTCCATTCTCACTATCTGGGAGGCGCAACACGCGTTGTACTTGATGTCAATGGAGAACAACTCATAATGCAGGAGCGTTTTCCCTTTGGACGTCATCCGCAGCACGGAGACGTGCTTGACATTGCTATCAGCACGGACAACTTGCGCCTAATTGGGGACGCATAA
- a CDS encoding ABC transporter permease: MRVDLIDRAMAASGAAVRAIVYTMLALPALLVIVCSFTSGDSLNFPPTGFSMRWYREAWQNELFMTALWTSTYIAVLVSTMALAIGFAAAFAINRFAFPGKGFLQALAFSPLIVPAVVLGIGLLQLFAKLNLTQTIYPLLLGHLVLAIPYVMRTILASLSLHNRVLEEAAMNLRASPLKVIRRITLPLILPGLLSAAIFAFVTSFGNVTVSAFLTYGGHVTLPVQIFTYVDTSYDPLVAAVSSLMIVITLVIILVIERLIGADRVA; encoded by the coding sequence ATGCGCGTTGATCTTATCGACCGGGCAATGGCGGCGTCCGGGGCGGCCGTCCGCGCGATCGTGTACACGATGCTTGCGCTGCCAGCACTTCTGGTGATTGTTTGTTCATTTACCAGCGGTGACTCGTTGAATTTTCCGCCGACCGGCTTTTCCATGCGCTGGTACCGAGAGGCGTGGCAGAACGAATTGTTTATGACTGCGCTCTGGACGAGCACGTACATTGCCGTGCTTGTTTCCACGATGGCACTAGCGATCGGCTTTGCTGCCGCATTTGCAATTAATCGTTTCGCATTTCCTGGCAAAGGGTTCCTGCAAGCGCTCGCCTTCTCACCCCTGATTGTTCCGGCAGTCGTGCTCGGGATCGGTCTGTTGCAGCTCTTCGCCAAGTTGAACCTTACCCAAACGATATATCCCTTGCTGCTAGGCCATCTGGTACTTGCCATCCCCTACGTGATGCGCACCATCCTTGCGAGTCTAAGCTTGCATAATCGCGTACTCGAGGAGGCAGCGATGAATCTACGCGCCTCGCCTTTGAAGGTCATTCGGCGCATCACTCTGCCTCTCATCCTGCCTGGCCTTTTGTCGGCTGCGATCTTTGCCTTCGTTACATCATTCGGAAACGTTACAGTTTCCGCATTCTTGACTTACGGTGGCCACGTCACCTTACCAGTACAGATATTCACCTACGTCGACACCAGCTATGACCCGCTGGTTGCCGCGGTATCCAGCCTAATGATCGTGATAACACTAGTCATTATCCTGGTGATCGAGCGCTTGATCGGCGCCGACCGGGTCGCGTAG
- a CDS encoding ABC transporter permease: MILLLVIFLIVPTFGLLRASFLSESHLLDGSGFSLKQYIRFFSDSYYSSVLFETFVDGIIVSLVCLAIGFPTGYSLARLSPLARRWRIIIVIMPLTLSLVVIVFGWLIILGRNGVINALLLSSGIASSPKQLLFSRPAVITVLVQQFLPFMILSVMSVVTQIDPVLEHAAANLRANRLATFRKVVIPLALPGIFAGFNLVFVLSISAFITPRLIGGNRVAMLGSLIYERIMAELNWPSGAAMAFILLVSGLGVTAALNALAASRVVTKGGRYAR, from the coding sequence ATGATCTTGCTGCTCGTGATATTCTTGATCGTGCCCACGTTCGGATTGCTGAGGGCCAGTTTTCTGTCTGAGAGTCACCTTCTCGATGGAAGCGGCTTTAGTCTGAAGCAATATATCCGCTTCTTTTCCGACTCCTATTACTCTTCGGTGCTATTCGAAACGTTTGTCGACGGGATTATCGTCAGCCTGGTTTGCTTGGCAATTGGATTCCCCACCGGGTACTCGCTTGCGCGGCTTTCGCCTCTGGCAAGGCGGTGGCGCATCATTATCGTCATCATGCCGCTAACGCTTAGCCTTGTGGTCATTGTATTTGGGTGGTTGATCATTCTTGGACGTAATGGAGTGATCAACGCACTCCTCTTAAGTTCCGGCATTGCTTCTTCGCCGAAGCAGCTTCTGTTTAGCCGGCCAGCGGTGATAACTGTCCTGGTGCAACAATTCCTTCCATTCATGATCTTGTCCGTCATGAGTGTGGTCACTCAAATAGATCCAGTGCTTGAGCACGCCGCCGCCAATCTACGCGCCAACCGATTGGCGACCTTCCGCAAAGTTGTCATTCCGCTCGCGCTTCCGGGCATATTTGCCGGCTTTAACCTCGTTTTCGTGCTCTCGATCTCGGCGTTCATTACTCCCCGGCTTATCGGCGGAAACCGCGTCGCGATGCTCGGTAGCCTCATCTATGAGCGCATCATGGCAGAACTGAATTGGCCCTCCGGCGCGGCAATGGCGTTCATTCTGCTCGTGAGCGGACTTGGGGTCACAGCGGCGCTGAATGCCCTCGCTGCGTCTCGTGTGGTTACGAAAGGAGGGCGCTATGCGCGTTGA
- a CDS encoding extracellular solute-binding protein produces MDEQAEQSISLELKRMRLDMIKRRTFLQVAATATAGALAAPYVHAESKKFSGITLRVNGYGGLYDEALKKSVTAPLEERYGLKVQFIAGTTSADFVKLIANRDNPPYDLFMGDSPNMVELTKAGMIEEIRASEVPNVKRILPDFREFGQFGVPFSVASVIPVYNSKYIKQPIASYSDIARPDLLGRAVVMASATYGSLLTLLGLADENGGSIENVEPAFKVMSAAKTNIVALAQTNVAEIQMFQNEEVYAGIFWDGRAHELRTKGLPIVTVVPPKGVYSVTTYINVVKGIKYPEAAYAYAEQLLSDEGVLGVPRALRYGVTTDVALPEELRQDLLFNSQARIALKKKVDWEKLIANRSAWTEELNKIIRR; encoded by the coding sequence TTGGACGAGCAAGCAGAACAGTCGATTTCGCTTGAGCTGAAACGGATGAGGTTGGACATGATAAAGAGGCGAACATTCCTGCAAGTGGCAGCTACGGCCACAGCCGGGGCGCTAGCTGCGCCCTACGTCCACGCTGAGTCGAAGAAATTTTCCGGCATCACGTTGCGCGTAAACGGATATGGCGGGCTTTACGACGAAGCCCTCAAAAAGAGCGTGACCGCGCCCCTTGAGGAGAGATACGGGCTCAAGGTTCAATTCATTGCCGGCACGACATCAGCCGACTTTGTCAAACTGATCGCCAATAGAGACAATCCGCCTTATGACCTGTTTATGGGTGATAGCCCGAACATGGTCGAACTCACCAAGGCGGGCATGATCGAGGAGATCAGAGCGTCGGAGGTCCCGAACGTCAAACGGATTCTCCCGGACTTTCGCGAATTCGGGCAATTCGGAGTGCCATTCAGCGTCGCTTCGGTTATTCCAGTCTACAATTCAAAGTACATCAAGCAGCCGATTGCTTCCTACTCGGATATTGCGCGACCTGATCTGCTGGGGCGCGCGGTTGTTATGGCTTCCGCCACATACGGCAGCCTTCTGACCCTTCTGGGCTTGGCCGACGAAAATGGCGGCTCGATCGAAAACGTAGAGCCTGCGTTCAAAGTGATGAGCGCCGCGAAGACAAATATCGTCGCACTCGCGCAGACAAATGTCGCCGAGATCCAGATGTTTCAAAACGAAGAGGTGTATGCTGGCATATTCTGGGATGGTCGCGCTCACGAACTGAGGACCAAGGGCCTTCCCATTGTCACTGTTGTGCCGCCTAAGGGAGTTTACTCGGTCACCACCTACATCAACGTGGTCAAGGGTATTAAATACCCTGAAGCCGCATACGCCTATGCCGAGCAGTTGTTGTCCGATGAGGGCGTCCTCGGTGTACCTCGGGCGCTCCGGTACGGAGTAACAACCGACGTTGCTCTGCCAGAAGAGCTTCGCCAGGACCTGTTGTTCAATTCGCAGGCACGCATTGCTTTGAAAAAGAAAGTTGATTGGGAGAAACTTATAGCGAACCGCAGTGCTTGGACCGAGGAGCTGAACAAGATCATCCGAAGGTAG